The following are encoded together in the Robertmurraya sp. FSL R5-0851 genome:
- a CDS encoding lmo1851 family serine protease, with translation MKVVKHLENEQRPEEQQSGSGKSAYIQIKKFHFVMLLFLVVFLAAGITTFALAFGDEKVVTAGTERKEFEKLYNAFDTIQDNYFKEVDEKKLVNGAIDGMLQSLDDPYSDYMNEEEASSFHESISSSFEGIGAEIQEKDGYIIIVSPLKGSPAEKAGLKPNDKVVSVDGKNIQGMGSTEAVLLIRGEKGTTVKLVVQRPGVSEPLNFSIVRDTIPIETVYGEMVTDTIAKVQITTFSENTSTELITILNDLQSKGMKGLILDLRQNPGGLLNQAVAISSLFVPEGKVLFKVEDRDGNIEEVKSEQKENPDIPLVVIIDKGSASASEILAGAVSESADVPLVGEKSFGKGTVQRAQDFSDGSNMKYTTEKWLTPEGNWIHEKGIVPDFEVAMPEYANIAYVDPEQELKLSVASTQVKAAQQMLKALGIDSGREDGYFDEATQKAVIEFQKQQNIEQTGILKGESTILLMEKLRDLIKENDPQLQKAVELLQQEVK, from the coding sequence ATGAAAGTGGTGAAGCATTTGGAAAATGAACAACGACCTGAAGAACAACAATCAGGTTCTGGTAAATCAGCCTATATACAAATAAAGAAATTTCATTTCGTTATGTTGTTGTTTTTAGTGGTATTTTTAGCAGCTGGTATTACTACATTTGCTCTTGCATTTGGGGATGAAAAGGTAGTAACCGCTGGCACGGAGAGAAAAGAATTTGAGAAGCTATACAATGCTTTTGATACAATCCAAGATAATTACTTTAAAGAAGTCGATGAAAAAAAATTAGTAAATGGGGCAATTGATGGAATGCTCCAATCACTAGATGATCCTTATTCTGACTATATGAATGAAGAAGAAGCTTCAAGCTTCCATGAGAGTATATCTTCTTCATTTGAAGGGATAGGGGCTGAAATTCAGGAGAAGGATGGCTATATTATCATCGTGTCTCCTTTAAAGGGATCACCTGCTGAAAAGGCTGGTTTAAAGCCGAACGATAAAGTAGTATCTGTAGATGGAAAAAACATTCAAGGAATGGGATCCACAGAGGCAGTATTACTCATTCGTGGAGAAAAAGGGACAACTGTTAAGCTAGTCGTACAACGCCCTGGTGTGTCAGAACCTCTAAACTTTTCAATTGTAAGAGATACAATTCCGATTGAAACAGTCTATGGTGAGATGGTAACTGATACGATTGCGAAAGTTCAAATTACGACTTTTTCCGAGAATACCTCAACGGAGTTAATTACGATCTTAAATGATCTGCAATCTAAAGGAATGAAAGGTCTAATTCTAGATTTAAGGCAAAATCCAGGGGGGCTTTTAAACCAAGCGGTTGCTATTTCGAGCTTGTTTGTCCCAGAAGGAAAAGTGCTGTTTAAGGTTGAGGACCGGGATGGGAATATTGAAGAGGTTAAATCAGAGCAAAAGGAAAACCCAGATATCCCATTAGTTGTGATTATTGATAAAGGAAGTGCTTCCGCTTCGGAAATACTGGCAGGAGCGGTGAGTGAATCAGCAGATGTCCCATTGGTTGGAGAGAAATCCTTTGGTAAAGGGACGGTACAAAGAGCTCAAGATTTTTCTGATGGTTCGAATATGAAGTATACGACAGAAAAATGGTTAACCCCAGAAGGAAATTGGATTCATGAAAAAGGAATTGTTCCTGATTTTGAAGTAGCAATGCCAGAATACGCAAATATAGCTTATGTAGATCCAGAGCAGGAGTTAAAACTTTCGGTTGCTTCCACTCAGGTAAAGGCTGCCCAGCAAATGTTAAAGGCTCTTGGTATTGACTCAGGTCGAGAAGATGGATACTTTGATGAAGCCACTCAAAAAGCTGTTATTGAATTCCAGAAACAGCAAAATATTGAACAAACGGGTATTCTAAAAGGGGAGTCAACCATTTTATTAATGGAGAAATTAAGAGATCTTATTAAAGAAAATGACCCACAGCTTCAAAAAGCAGTAGAACTTCTTCAACAAGAAGTAAAGTAA
- a CDS encoding M15 family metallopeptidase: MRKYLLSIAGITLLLSGCDFSKIPYLNNNQKEETTQTDEQKDNEPIVDQENNGQNDSTEGAAGDSTQDQDSLPEGPTLEAIFFNDVKEVDGKQVIQNPLNVLALVNKMFALPESYNPTDLVKPNVSFSFGDQTIEKSLMRQEAAVALENMFAEAKTSGIELYAVSGYRSYERQRIIFDAEVKKSGEEKAMQVVAVPGNSEHQSGLAMDISAKSANLSLTESFGETNEGKWLAANAHKYGFILRYPKGKETITGYQYEPWHFRYVGVDAAQTIFEKNITLEEYFDIVEKI; the protein is encoded by the coding sequence TAACAATCAGAAGGAAGAAACAACACAGACGGACGAACAGAAGGATAACGAACCTATCGTTGACCAGGAAAATAACGGTCAAAATGATTCAACTGAAGGTGCTGCAGGAGATTCTACTCAAGATCAGGATAGTCTACCTGAAGGACCAACTCTAGAGGCCATTTTTTTTAACGATGTGAAAGAAGTTGATGGAAAACAAGTGATTCAAAACCCACTGAATGTACTTGCTCTTGTAAATAAAATGTTTGCTTTGCCAGAGAGTTATAATCCTACTGATCTTGTGAAGCCGAATGTTTCATTTTCCTTCGGAGATCAAACAATAGAAAAAAGCTTAATGAGGCAAGAGGCGGCAGTTGCACTAGAGAATATGTTTGCCGAAGCCAAAACAAGTGGAATCGAACTATATGCTGTATCTGGATATCGGTCATACGAAAGACAACGAATAATATTTGATGCAGAAGTAAAGAAGAGTGGAGAAGAAAAGGCAATGCAAGTGGTTGCCGTACCCGGAAATAGTGAGCACCAAAGTGGACTTGCTATGGATATATCAGCAAAAAGTGCAAATTTAAGTTTAACTGAGAGTTTCGGTGAGACAAATGAAGGGAAATGGTTGGCAGCAAATGCACATAAGTACGGGTTTATTCTGCGATATCCAAAGGGAAAAGAAACCATTACAGGATATCAATACGAGCCTTGGCATTTTCGGTATGTAGGTGTCGACGCTGCACAAACCATCTTCGAAAAAAATATTACGCTTGAAGAGTACTTTGATATCGTTGAAAAAATATAA